The window TGGATGGATGTAATTCATACATCACCGTAGACCCCACTGCCGTTGGATAAGCTTGTCCTAGATTCCCGTCTTTTAAGTAACTACGATAGAAATTACCAATAGATGTTTGCTTCAATACATCGCAAAATACGTGGGGACTTAGCCGTTGGTTTTGCATTTTTAAAATAATCCAGACAGTTTATTTGATAGGCGTCCAATTGGAGGGGAGACCCCCAAAGAAACTATTGGATTGAATACTTACGACCCTTTAATTATTCATGTTAAAAGCAAAAGAGCCAGATTATAAAAGGGCTGGATCATTCAAATTGAGAGCTGTTATTTGTTGAATTTCCACCATAGAAAGTGAGATTAGAGTCATTAGACATAAACGGTTGAAACATGACACGTGTTACAGGGATGTATTGGAGCAGGTAAATCTCTTCTTACTTCACTCACTCACTGCCATACTTGTAACCCTCTCTCCCGTTTCTGAAAAAAACTTCCCAACAACACCCCCCCCCTGTTTTTTTTTTAGACCGCCCGTTTATTAGTACTTTTTTCATACCACAACCCAGCCCACATCTCCTACTTTCGAGAGAGAGATGGCGGGAGGAGGAGAAGGGGGAACGCCGTTAGAGTACACGCCGACGTGGATAGTCGCTGCCGTTTGCTCTGTTATCGTCATGATCTCCCTTGCTCTAGAGCGGATACTTCACTTCCTCGGAAAGGTGTATACACACTGCATTCCGTGTatttcccttttctctctctttatccctctccctctcatatATTCAGCTGCTTCTGTGTATATCCCTTGCAGTACCTGAAAAGAAAGAACCAGAAGCCTCTCTACGAAGCCCTACAGAAAGTGAAAGAAGGTCAGcattctctgtgtgtgtgtgtgtgtgtgtgtgtgtgtgtgtgtgcattttccttttaaaaaaaagaagcaaaatctTACATTTTCATCTGAAGGAATCGACGGTTCACATTCGCAGAATTGATGCTCCTGGGGTTCATCTCTCTGCTGCTGACCGTCTTCCAAGGTTTGATCGGTCACATGTGCATCCCTGAGCGGTTTACCCGCCACCTGCTTCCTTGTAAGAGGGGGGAGCTGCACGAGGAGCAGACGTCCCATTACCAATCAGCATTCTTCCACTTCCCCAGTGTTTTAGGCCATGGGAGGCGGCTCCTTGCCGAAGGATCCGGCAGTGGTCATTGCGCGAGGAAGGTAACTTGTAGCGATTCTTTCAAAATTCTAATGATCAGTGTTATAAAATGGTTTGGTACTTTGAAGGCATTTGGTTGCACAATTGACCTAGATTGTGTTAATTAAGTCCGTGTTTGGATGCAAAGTTGAATAATTGCAAGCTTTTGGTTGAATTAAGATGAAATGATTACAGCCACACCAGCTGCCATTTTGTGCTTTGGTGGGGATAACTCAATGATCCGTCTGGATGAAGCATCTAAGTCCAGACCTTAAATTTCATGCCGATGGTATTGGTTGGTTATCCCCCACAAAATGGCAAAACAGCCGCTGATGTGGCCTGCACGATTTCAGTCGTTGTTTATTATCGATATGTCTCTTCCATGTATCGCAAACATGCCcctagtgattttttttttcttaatggtcATAACAACAGTGATTTAAACTTTGCCAAGTCCAAGCTGGAAGTTATGTCATTGGAATTTGCAGACACTGCAATTTGGTATTTTAGCTTTAATGATTGCGAGTTGATTCAATAACCCATCCAAACTCACCTAAGCTGCCTCAAAGTGAAATGCTTAAATTTGGTTTGATACTCTGCCTGGAATTGTGAATTGTGATCGTCTTTGGTGAATGTTGGACCTGAAACAATGGCAATTGTGATAACGTTGGGAGAGAACCAACTTTTCTAATTGGATGAATATTGTGAGTATTCACTTCAATCTTGTTGCAATTTAACCGTCAGTCTAGGTAGTCGATTGTACATCCAAGCACACCTTGGTATTGAGTGCCAATCTGTTTGTTGAtagctttttcctttttctttctcttttttaggGGAAGGTTCCATTGTTATCTCTAGAAGCATTACATCATTTGCACATCTTCATCTTCGTGCTGGCTATCGTCCATGTGGCTTTCTCTGTTCTGACTATGATTTTGGGAGGAGCAAGGGTAAGTGGGTGGGCTGAACTGTTTTATCTTTTTGTCTATCATCGGTAGTGGTATATGATTACTTAAGAGcattttttcctctttatcgCGATGTAGATACGTCAATGGAAACATTGGGAGGATTCTATTAAGAAAGATAAATATGATCAAGACAAGGGTAATGCTTTTGGATTCTGAAAACTCTTTTGAAGCTGAATTGCTAGACAGCTAAGGAGCTGGAGAGAGccatctttgtttcttttttgtcTGATTTTTCTTACCAGGTGGCAATATTTGTGCAGTTGTGAATAAGAAGGTGACTCATGTGCATCAGCATGCTTTTATCAGGGACCATTTTCTTGGAATTGGGTTTTGTTCAACCATTCTAAGTTGGCTGGTAAGTTATTTAACCATGGGGTGTAAATTGCCATCCATCCCTATTCTTAAATGGTTCTTCAACATGAATTAAAGAACTTTGCACTGGTGGGTTACTTTGTTCTCCTTGGTAGGAAATAGATCTTTTCTGCCATTGTAAAATCAGGAATACACTAATCCAATGAAAGAAATTGAGAACAGAGGACCTTTGGGGGTTTACTTTTATTCTCTGTTTCTTTAAT is drawn from Magnolia sinica isolate HGM2019 chromosome 5, MsV1, whole genome shotgun sequence and contains these coding sequences:
- the LOC131246013 gene encoding MLO-like protein 1 isoform X3, with the translated sequence MAGGGEGGTPLEYTPTWIVAAVCSVIVMISLALERILHFLGKYLKRKNQKPLYEALQKVKEELMLLGFISLLLTVFQGLIGHMCIPERFTRHLLPCKRGELHEEQTSHYQSAFFHFPSVLGHGRRLLAEGSGSGHCARKGKVPLLSLEALHHLHIFIFVLAIVHVAFSVLTMILGGARIRQWKHWEDSIKKDKYDQDKGGNICAVVNKKVTHVHQHAFIRDHFLGIGFCSTILSWLHSFAKQFYASVTKSDYITLRLGFIMMHCRGNPKFDFHRYMIRALEADFKKVVGISWYLWIFVVIFLTLNVEGWHTYFWIAFLPLITSFGFDSCIMGQVRYIVPRLIIGVIIQLLCSYSTLPLYAIVTQMGSSFKRVIFEEHVQEGLVGWAQMAKKRKGVSKHPNPQDGPSQAISTHPSSMGLQLQKMGQKESIMEEGIAGPVIDPLIASKNSQTSAP